The following are from one region of the Nicotiana tabacum cultivar K326 chromosome 3, ASM71507v2, whole genome shotgun sequence genome:
- the LOC107819343 gene encoding protein GET1 isoform X1, with amino-acid sequence MEESMVKLEGSVAAPMIFFIVVAVQYLSRYVEINMSRVSVNAGELQLRAEIKQLLKEANAMSQPSTFAQAAKLRRMAAAKEQELVKNHEKLRKEMKSSYDSHTKTLIILKLLITQFLMYLLLIIWFWRIPVASIPKQLVQPFGKILSWRAGGHVNENVMVGIIPWLIFSTRVSKLICRKIFK; translated from the exons ATGGAAGAATCAATGGTGAAACTTGAAGGATCGGTAGCCGCGCCGATGATATTCTTTATTGTCGTCGCTGTTCAGTACCTCTCCCGCTATGTCGAAATCAATATgagt AGAGTTTCTGTAAATGCCGGGGAGTTGCAATTGCGCGCAGAAATTAAGCAGCTGCTAAAGGAGGCGAATGCCATGTCGCA GCCTTCAACGTTTGCTCAAGCTGCCAAACTAAGGAGGATGGCAGCAGCCAAGGAGCAGGAACTTGTAAAAA ATCATGAAAAACTCAGAAAAGAAATGAAATCGTCATATGATTCACACACAAAGACCCTGATTATCTTAAAG CTGCTGATCACACAGTTTCTAATGTACTTGTTGCTGATTATATGGTTTTGGCGTATCCCTGTGGCTTCCATACCTAAGCAGCTCGTGCAACCTTTTG GTAAGATATTGTCTTGGCGAGCTGGAGGTCATGTGAATGAAAACGTCATG GTGGGAATCATTCCATGGTTAATATTCTCGACTAGAGTCAGCAAACTTATCTGCCGGAAAATATTCAAGTAG
- the LOC107819343 gene encoding protein GET1 isoform X3 yields the protein MEESMVKLEGSVAAPMIFFIVVAVQYLSRYVEINMSRVSVNAGELQLRAEIKQLLKEANAMSQPSTFAQAAKLRRMAAAKEQELVKNHEKLRKEMKSSYDSHTKTLIILKLLITQFLMYLLLIIWFWRIPVASIPKQLVQPFGKILSWRAGGHVNENVMGFHNGKVLGIG from the exons ATGGAAGAATCAATGGTGAAACTTGAAGGATCGGTAGCCGCGCCGATGATATTCTTTATTGTCGTCGCTGTTCAGTACCTCTCCCGCTATGTCGAAATCAATATgagt AGAGTTTCTGTAAATGCCGGGGAGTTGCAATTGCGCGCAGAAATTAAGCAGCTGCTAAAGGAGGCGAATGCCATGTCGCA GCCTTCAACGTTTGCTCAAGCTGCCAAACTAAGGAGGATGGCAGCAGCCAAGGAGCAGGAACTTGTAAAAA ATCATGAAAAACTCAGAAAAGAAATGAAATCGTCATATGATTCACACACAAAGACCCTGATTATCTTAAAG CTGCTGATCACACAGTTTCTAATGTACTTGTTGCTGATTATATGGTTTTGGCGTATCCCTGTGGCTTCCATACCTAAGCAGCTCGTGCAACCTTTTG GTAAGATATTGTCTTGGCGAGCTGGAGGTCATGTGAATGAAAACGTCATG GGATTCCACAATGGGAAGGTTCTGGGGATTGGTTAA
- the LOC107819343 gene encoding protein GET1 isoform X4, with product MEESMVKLEGSVAAPMIFFIVVAVQYLSRYVEINMSRVSVNAGELQLRAEIKQLLKEANAMSQPSTFAQAAKLRRMAAAKEQELVKNHEKLRKEMKSSYDSHTKTLIILKFLMYLLLIIWFWRIPVASIPKQLVQPFGKILSWRAGGHVNENVMGFHNGKVLGIG from the exons ATGGAAGAATCAATGGTGAAACTTGAAGGATCGGTAGCCGCGCCGATGATATTCTTTATTGTCGTCGCTGTTCAGTACCTCTCCCGCTATGTCGAAATCAATATgagt AGAGTTTCTGTAAATGCCGGGGAGTTGCAATTGCGCGCAGAAATTAAGCAGCTGCTAAAGGAGGCGAATGCCATGTCGCA GCCTTCAACGTTTGCTCAAGCTGCCAAACTAAGGAGGATGGCAGCAGCCAAGGAGCAGGAACTTGTAAAAA ATCATGAAAAACTCAGAAAAGAAATGAAATCGTCATATGATTCACACACAAAGACCCTGATTATCTTAAAG TTTCTAATGTACTTGTTGCTGATTATATGGTTTTGGCGTATCCCTGTGGCTTCCATACCTAAGCAGCTCGTGCAACCTTTTG GTAAGATATTGTCTTGGCGAGCTGGAGGTCATGTGAATGAAAACGTCATG GGATTCCACAATGGGAAGGTTCTGGGGATTGGTTAA
- the LOC107819343 gene encoding protein GET1 isoform X6, which yields MEESMVKLEGSVAAPMIFFIVVAVQYLSRYVEINMSRVSVNAGELQLRAEIKQLLKEANAMSQPSTFAQAAKLRRMAAAKEQELVKNHEKLRKEMKSSYDSHTKTLIILKLVQPFGKILSWRAGGHVNENVMGFHNGKVLGIG from the exons ATGGAAGAATCAATGGTGAAACTTGAAGGATCGGTAGCCGCGCCGATGATATTCTTTATTGTCGTCGCTGTTCAGTACCTCTCCCGCTATGTCGAAATCAATATgagt AGAGTTTCTGTAAATGCCGGGGAGTTGCAATTGCGCGCAGAAATTAAGCAGCTGCTAAAGGAGGCGAATGCCATGTCGCA GCCTTCAACGTTTGCTCAAGCTGCCAAACTAAGGAGGATGGCAGCAGCCAAGGAGCAGGAACTTGTAAAAA ATCATGAAAAACTCAGAAAAGAAATGAAATCGTCATATGATTCACACACAAAGACCCTGATTATCTTAAAG CTCGTGCAACCTTTTG GTAAGATATTGTCTTGGCGAGCTGGAGGTCATGTGAATGAAAACGTCATG GGATTCCACAATGGGAAGGTTCTGGGGATTGGTTAA
- the LOC107819343 gene encoding protein GET1 isoform X5 gives MEESMVKLEGSVAAPMIFFIVVAVQYLSRYVEINMSRVSVNAGELQLRAEIKQLLKEANAMSQPSTFAQAAKLRRMAAAKEQELVKNHEKLRKEMKSSYDSHTKTLIILKLVQPFGKILSWRAGGHVNENVMVGIIPWLIFSTRVSKLICRKIFK, from the exons ATGGAAGAATCAATGGTGAAACTTGAAGGATCGGTAGCCGCGCCGATGATATTCTTTATTGTCGTCGCTGTTCAGTACCTCTCCCGCTATGTCGAAATCAATATgagt AGAGTTTCTGTAAATGCCGGGGAGTTGCAATTGCGCGCAGAAATTAAGCAGCTGCTAAAGGAGGCGAATGCCATGTCGCA GCCTTCAACGTTTGCTCAAGCTGCCAAACTAAGGAGGATGGCAGCAGCCAAGGAGCAGGAACTTGTAAAAA ATCATGAAAAACTCAGAAAAGAAATGAAATCGTCATATGATTCACACACAAAGACCCTGATTATCTTAAAG CTCGTGCAACCTTTTG GTAAGATATTGTCTTGGCGAGCTGGAGGTCATGTGAATGAAAACGTCATG GTGGGAATCATTCCATGGTTAATATTCTCGACTAGAGTCAGCAAACTTATCTGCCGGAAAATATTCAAGTAG
- the LOC107819343 gene encoding protein GET1 isoform X2 yields MEESMVKLEGSVAAPMIFFIVVAVQYLSRYVEINMSRVSVNAGELQLRAEIKQLLKEANAMSQPSTFAQAAKLRRMAAAKEQELVKNHEKLRKEMKSSYDSHTKTLIILKFLMYLLLIIWFWRIPVASIPKQLVQPFGKILSWRAGGHVNENVMVGIIPWLIFSTRVSKLICRKIFK; encoded by the exons ATGGAAGAATCAATGGTGAAACTTGAAGGATCGGTAGCCGCGCCGATGATATTCTTTATTGTCGTCGCTGTTCAGTACCTCTCCCGCTATGTCGAAATCAATATgagt AGAGTTTCTGTAAATGCCGGGGAGTTGCAATTGCGCGCAGAAATTAAGCAGCTGCTAAAGGAGGCGAATGCCATGTCGCA GCCTTCAACGTTTGCTCAAGCTGCCAAACTAAGGAGGATGGCAGCAGCCAAGGAGCAGGAACTTGTAAAAA ATCATGAAAAACTCAGAAAAGAAATGAAATCGTCATATGATTCACACACAAAGACCCTGATTATCTTAAAG TTTCTAATGTACTTGTTGCTGATTATATGGTTTTGGCGTATCCCTGTGGCTTCCATACCTAAGCAGCTCGTGCAACCTTTTG GTAAGATATTGTCTTGGCGAGCTGGAGGTCATGTGAATGAAAACGTCATG GTGGGAATCATTCCATGGTTAATATTCTCGACTAGAGTCAGCAAACTTATCTGCCGGAAAATATTCAAGTAG